ACAGCTTCTTAGGAGTTCGATCCGCGCCTGCTCCAGCTGGTGCCGTTGACTGATGCGGCGGCCGGATGGAGACGCTGGTGTACACCTCCGCCCGGCGTCGTTGATGTCAGCCGTAGATGTCAAATACTGGATTGGTCGATGAGAGCCACGAGTGCGTTGCCGGACGGGAGTGCTTGCTGTAGTTCACTGCTGTACAGCGGAACCTGCGAGGGCGGCGATGACCAGCGTCTGCACGCAACCAGCAACCAGTGTCTATGGGCAAGCGCCACCGACCACAGCTCAAGTGCCTACTTGATCACCATCCTCCGAAAACTGTGACAGACGACCAGCGGCGTGCTCGGACTGCTTCCTCTTGCGCCGCTGACGACTGCGGCGGATCAGCCAACTGCCAGCGGCCATACAGCCGGTGGCTACCAGTGACCCAGCTACCTCAATCAGAGCGCTCTGGCCGATGGATCCCCAGGGCAGCGTGTCTACCCACATTCCTACTGTCCCTCCGAACGACAAGTACTGCGCTTCCAGGCTGCGTTGGTGCAGGACAGCACGGACACGGGCGGACGACAGGCGGTATCGTCGGACGGAATCGGACGGAATCGGACGGAGCGGGTGGATAGCTGTGGCGATCTTGAAGCGGCCAGTTCTGCCAGATGGACCGCAGAAGGATCTCAACGCTGCGCTGCATGATCTTCACTTGCGAGCAGGGCTACCGTCGGTGCGTGACCTGGAGGTCCGTATCGGCGGCCCAGGCATCGCTGGCAGGAGTCGGATTCATGACGCGTTCACAAACGGCCGCCTACCGGCCTGGGGGCTACTCCAGGTGCTGGTGTCGGCGCTAGCGCAAACGGTCCCCGGTTCGGACACGGCTGCCGAGGAGGGCCGCATCTACCAGCTTTGGTTGGCAGCGTCGGGCCGCACAACTTCTCAAAAGCCGGAAAAGCAACCTGCACTCGAGTCTCGCAGAACATTGCTGGTCCCTGCAGAACAGTCCAGGCGCGCCATCCTCGCTATGCGGGTTGAGTGGGCAAATCCGGCTGCGCTAAAGGTCGAGACACGGAGAGGCCTGCGTGAGTGGGTGGGTAAGGCGCTGGATGATATCGGATGGCCCAGTACCGGAGAGCATCGAAGGAATGACAGTGCCGGTTCAACTATCATCCTGAATGCTTCGAGTGAAAGTCCGAACCTGACAGTCGCAACCTTCTTGTCCGCTCTGGATAGCGAGATGGAATACCTGCGGCTCATGACTTCGGCTCACGCCGCGGGCTCGATAAAATTAAAGTTCGTTGCTGTCAACGATCCGGCTGCGTCCAGCCATGAAGAGTCAATGTGGCTTTTGGGTGCTCTTTTGTCGGTTGCATTTGAAGCCTTTTGGTCGAGTTCCGCAGGGCCTGTTCCAGCAATGGTGCATGGTATCGACACCAGGGAAGGTCAACTGCCAGGCAGTTGGGCGAAGTACACCACTTGCGTCAATTTTGAGGGGATTCAGCGAACTCTGTCACTCCTTGAAAGGGGGAATTCTGACGACCCTTGGTCTGCTCCTTTCTGAAAAGCCCTTTCGGGGCTCTCGACGCAGTCGTCGGAACTTCGGGGTAGCTCGCCACGGCGGCGAGCATGCCCTGCTGTCCATCTTCTCATTGGATGATGGCGGCCTGCTACTGTGCTGGCGCACCGCGACTTGCCGTGTTGCCTTGCTGCACTTCAGGGGGTTGCTCCAGTTGCAGTTCCTTCTTCCGCTGCTCATCCTTGATTCGCTCAATCGTTTCCGCGAACGCGCTTGGTGCTTCTTCGGTGCTCACGCGGCCGGGGCTGTAATGATTAATCCGCAAGCTGAAGGCTTGGAGTTCTAGTTCAATAGAGTCCGCGGTTTGCTGAAGATTCATACTTCTTTCGCGGAATTTGAAGTAGGAGATGATCCCAGCTGCAATGCTTACGATGGCGCTCAAGCCGACGGCGATCCAGCTCCATATTCCTTGCTCGGCAGCCGCGGTCGTTGCAACAGACGTAAGAATTGAACCAACGATTACCGTAATCTGGAATCGATTGTGCCGGTTGCGATATTTTTGTGCGCCGCGCCTATAGTCATCGCGAAGCCCCGGTACGGAATCAAGATAGTTGCGGAACGCGTTCGAGATCGATTGACCGTCTAGGTGTGACGAGTACTGCAGATTAGACTTCTTAGCTAGGGCTTTTCGAAGGTTGACCTGGGCGCTTCGGAGTTCGCTGCGGGAGTCCGACCAAATAGATAGCGAGCCGATCAGTGAAACCAGAAATAGCGCCCCAAGAGCAAAATTCATGAAAGCGCGCCCGTGTCCGGGTTTGGAGAAGTCGCCGAAAACGTTACCTGCGGCAATGGCCCCGCCGATCGCCGGAGTCATGACAAAGAGTAGAAGTCTGGATATTCTTCGGGAAAAAAGCTTCTCACTTACGGCCGCATCTGCTTCGATGATCTCTTGTTCGATGGCCAGTAGGGAATCTGCCTCAGTCATGATCACCCCCCCAGGCCGGTCAGGCTACCAGCGCCGATAGGTCGGTGGAGCGGCTTTGGGGTGGCGCTGCTTTGGCGCGAGTGATCATGGCCCCGTAAGCTTCCGGCGCGTCGGGCAGTCTGTGGACCTGCCCGGTAAAGCACGACGTTGGGGCCATGATCTTCGAGGCTCGCGCCAAAGTGGCTCCGTAAAGCCGTGGAGCCGACCGCCCCAGCCACGACGTACCCCTTCTCTGGCATCAGGTGGCCATTGCTGTGCGCGCGGCACGGGCGCCGGCCGGGCTGGAGCGGGGCGGAGACATGAGCGCAGGCCCGGCCGGGGGCCGGGCCGCGCGCGGTGAGCGGAGCGAGCCGCCTTGACAACCTCGTGATCCGGGTCCGTGTCGCCGAGCCCGAGCGGACGAACGGGAAGCGCGCTCCCGGAGCCACCAAGTCCGATGCGGGCGCCCGTCTCGTCGTCCTGCCGGCCTTCCTGGAGAAGGAGGTCAAGCGCCACCTCGCCTGGTACGCGGAGAAGGGGCCCGACGGACTTCTCTTCGTCGGGGAGAAGGGCGCTGCCTTCCGCCGCACGTCCTTCGGCCGGAAGTGGCGTCGTGCCCGTGCTGCTGCGGGGCTGCCGGACGGCTTCCGCTTCTACGACCTTCGCCACACCGGGCACACGCTGTCCACGCGCTCCGGCGCCACGCTCAAAGACACGATGATTCGGGCGGGGCAGTCCTCCGAGAAGGCCGCGCTGATCTACCAGCACTCCGACGACGAGCGTCAGCGCGACTTGGCGGCCGGCCTTGACGAGATGGTGCGCGCCGAGCGTGCGAAGAACCACACGGGCGACTCCGCGCACCACAAGGAGGAGGCCACCGGGACGTAGCCCGAGTCCTTATGGTGCGGTTGTGGTGCGCCACCCGCTCACCGGTCTAGACAACAAAGAACCCCCAGGTCACCGACCTGGGGGTTTCGTATGGAGCGGGTGACGAGAATCGAACTCGCGCTCTCAGCTTGGGAAGCCACGGCGCTTGGGTGAACGCCACGTCTCTGACCTGCACAGTTGTCCTCTTCCTGGGGCGGTCGTGAGGGTGGATCGCACCGTTGTTGACCGTGGTTGTCCGCCCTTATGGGCACGCTATGGGCACGACGGCGAGCCGTGCGGGAGGGGAGTGGCCGTCCGGCCCCCGCAGGGCTGGCCTGGCTCCGACTCGAAGGTTGACTGAGTGGGGGCATTGCGACAGCACACTGTTGTCCGGCGTGGCGTGCCAGCGCTCTGGGGCGCGTTGTACGCGCTGACGGGCGGGCCCGGGTCACCCCGTGGTCAGCGTCGACAGTGCCCTGCACAAGGTCGTGGCGTCTTCGACCGCCTGGCGGCAATCGGCTTCGGTGATGACCAGGCGCTGGCCGGTTTGGGCGGGCGACGACGGGACCTTCCGCAGATACTTCTCGTCGATCACCCCGTCGTTGTGGGTGTGCACGTGGCGAGCGGCCCAGGTCGCGATCAGGTGCTGCCAGACCGCTGGTTCAAGAACCGTGCGGAGATCTTCGTATCCGGCGGCTGCAAAGAGGTCGGCCATGTCGTCCAGACGCTGGAACACGTTTCCCTTGCCTCTGAGACGGTCTGCTGCGTCCGTCACCGCGTCCTTGAACACCGCGGAGGCCAGGGCCTCGACTATCCCCACGACGTTCTCGATGGTGTCGACCCAACTGCGGGTGAACACGCCTTGTTCGCGCAGTGCGGCTTTCGCCTCGGAGGGCACGGCGTTCAGCGCGTCCAGGCGGGCAGTGTCGGCCTGGAGGGCGTCGAAGGCGACCGAAGCGGGGGGAATCCGGCCGCAGATCGGGCAGTACCGGTGTTCTCCGAAGACGGCGTAGTGCGTGTGGCAGTCGGTGCAGATGCGTACGCGGGCCAGTCGTTCCTCGTCGACGCCCGGCAAGGGGCGTGGGTAGAACGGCTTCTCCTTGT
This genomic stretch from Streptomyces deccanensis harbors:
- a CDS encoding DUF4231 domain-containing protein, which gives rise to MTEADSLLAIEQEIIEADAAVSEKLFSRRISRLLLFVMTPAIGGAIAAGNVFGDFSKPGHGRAFMNFALGALFLVSLIGSLSIWSDSRSELRSAQVNLRKALAKKSNLQYSSHLDGQSISNAFRNYLDSVPGLRDDYRRGAQKYRNRHNRFQITVIVGSILTSVATTAAAEQGIWSWIAVGLSAIVSIAAGIISYFKFRERSMNLQQTADSIELELQAFSLRINHYSPGRVSTEEAPSAFAETIERIKDEQRKKELQLEQPPEVQQGNTASRGAPAQ